From Bifidobacterium sp. ESL0790, one genomic window encodes:
- a CDS encoding BspA family leucine-rich repeat surface protein: MQAGKTPSVIHQADPAGQPQVGPQSSCTPTTATWQGSTYGGPATDHFDWTIDSACNMTITGGILSQNYSAYYFPWRGYDYSDKVVSLTVDSLTLQPTVTSMASWFGSMTALTSFSAPNLDTSHITDMTYVFLYTQSLATLDLSGWDTSSVTATTFMFNGTHIKRLRLGAGTSKLAPLVQSSVFPASPAQTIYMEGAVESTSLPDGSTVYTPKHFQSNATPTGAYSTAVTQPTWFGTPQSQLIYAHDDGTKGDYPHPCLSWTDTDTCTIAGDTGLTGSATRRLNWIDANHNAYIPGDTLTHTGNLTITPQWNPIPVPDVNSVTWPHDLGGGSKSIRATGTASLLRHDDTIHVRFTWTDATGTEQHQNVVATINGSNWAADLTNAPSFASIAAADQIGTGTKVTVTAQVKDAGGPTGLWSDGKDGNADMVPPSIIDMYAAPSSAGGVVMSSDRLQAVAEPGDTVTISWLDNTDTPISWPDGGSTTTTLTVTAGPGGHFSATKPIAVTGAKKVQYVLSDGINTSEPVTKKITDPITAIPFTGGPAELWSKLLLILMAAMFIGITTTLRNRRNHGLRLITTNGHTMPVPHGFTTVNHRIVNHQATKHHTMATQASPSPASNRPSHAKLHHAAKHTAHGPRHTK, from the coding sequence ATGCAGGCAGGCAAGACCCCGTCCGTAATCCATCAAGCGGATCCGGCCGGACAGCCGCAGGTGGGCCCGCAAAGCTCGTGCACACCGACGACGGCGACCTGGCAGGGCAGCACGTACGGCGGCCCCGCCACGGACCATTTCGATTGGACCATCGACTCCGCCTGCAACATGACCATCACCGGAGGAATACTCAGCCAGAACTACAGCGCCTACTATTTCCCATGGAGAGGCTACGACTACAGCGATAAAGTCGTCTCGCTGACCGTCGACAGCCTGACCCTTCAGCCCACAGTCACCAGCATGGCTAGCTGGTTCGGGAGCATGACCGCGCTTACGTCTTTCTCCGCGCCGAACCTCGATACCAGCCACATCACCGACATGACGTACGTGTTCCTCTACACCCAGTCGCTCGCAACCCTTGACCTGAGCGGCTGGGACACCAGCAGTGTCACCGCTACGACCTTCATGTTCAACGGCACGCATATCAAACGCCTGCGTCTAGGGGCGGGCACCTCCAAGCTGGCACCCTTAGTGCAGTCAAGCGTGTTCCCCGCCAGCCCCGCACAGACCATCTACATGGAGGGCGCCGTCGAATCGACCTCGCTGCCGGACGGTTCGACCGTGTACACGCCGAAGCACTTCCAATCCAACGCCACGCCCACAGGCGCGTACTCCACCGCGGTGACCCAGCCCACCTGGTTCGGCACACCACAATCCCAACTGATCTACGCGCACGACGACGGGACCAAGGGCGACTACCCCCACCCCTGCCTCAGCTGGACCGACACGGACACCTGCACCATCGCAGGAGACACCGGCCTGACCGGATCCGCCACCCGCCGCCTCAACTGGATCGACGCCAACCACAACGCCTACATCCCCGGCGACACCCTCACCCACACCGGCAATTTGACCATCACGCCCCAATGGAACCCCATACCCGTGCCCGACGTCAACTCGGTCACCTGGCCACACGACCTCGGCGGCGGATCCAAAAGCATACGGGCCACGGGCACCGCCAGCCTCCTGCGCCACGACGACACCATCCACGTACGATTTACTTGGACCGACGCGACGGGAACAGAACAACACCAGAACGTAGTCGCCACCATCAATGGGAGCAACTGGGCCGCCGACCTTACCAACGCGCCCAGCTTCGCCAGCATCGCCGCCGCCGACCAGATCGGCACCGGCACGAAGGTGACCGTCACAGCGCAGGTGAAGGATGCCGGCGGCCCCACCGGCCTCTGGTCGGATGGCAAGGACGGCAACGCCGACATGGTTCCACCCTCCATCATCGACATGTACGCCGCACCCAGCAGCGCGGGCGGCGTGGTCATGAGCTCCGACCGCTTGCAAGCCGTCGCCGAGCCGGGCGACACGGTGACCATCAGCTGGCTCGACAACACCGACACCCCCATCAGCTGGCCAGACGGTGGAAGCACCACCACGACGCTCACCGTGACTGCCGGACCCGGCGGCCACTTCAGCGCCACCAAGCCAATCGCCGTCACCGGAGCCAAGAAAGTCCAATACGTGCTGAGCGACGGCATCAACACCAGCGAGCCGGTCACCAAGAAGATCACCGACCCCATCACCGCGATACCTTTCACCGGCGGCCCGGCTGAACTGTGGTCCAAGCTCCTGCTCATCCTCATGGCCGCGATGTTCATCGGCATCACCACCACGTTGCGCAACCGCCGCAACCACGGCCTCCGCCTGATCACCACCAACGGCCAC